Proteins found in one uncultured Desulfuromonas sp. genomic segment:
- a CDS encoding alpha/beta hydrolase has protein sequence MKAQINDTEFFYTESGDPTKISVVFIHGFPFSHAIWQQQIKALGDNFHCIAYDFRGMGESRVGDGQYTLEGHVDDLVALLDFLQIDQAVIVGLSMGGYIALRALQRNPERFLAVALCDTRSEEDDNAARIKRANAAQAVKKEGSAAFAEGFLPAVFSEASITNNVPGVGMIKQIISKNTPLAIAGNLIAMAARTDTTASLKDIAVPTLILVGEKDQLTTPEDARNLQNQIKGSVLHVVPDAAHLSNLENPEFFNARLLEFLHSTK, from the coding sequence ATGAAAGCACAAATCAACGACACTGAATTTTTTTATACCGAAAGCGGTGATCCGACGAAAATCTCCGTTGTTTTTATACACGGATTCCCGTTCAGTCATGCGATCTGGCAGCAACAAATCAAGGCATTGGGGGATAATTTCCACTGCATTGCCTACGATTTCCGTGGCATGGGCGAAAGCCGTGTCGGCGATGGCCAGTACACGCTCGAAGGGCATGTCGATGATCTGGTCGCATTACTGGATTTTCTGCAGATTGACCAGGCTGTGATTGTCGGTCTGTCCATGGGCGGGTATATCGCCTTGCGGGCTTTGCAACGCAACCCGGAACGGTTTCTTGCTGTGGCGCTGTGCGATACCCGCAGTGAGGAGGACGACAATGCCGCGAGAATCAAACGCGCTAACGCTGCTCAAGCGGTTAAGAAAGAGGGTTCCGCCGCTTTTGCCGAAGGCTTTCTGCCTGCGGTATTCAGTGAGGCATCGATCACTAACAATGTACCGGGCGTTGGTATGATTAAACAGATTATCAGTAAAAATACCCCTTTGGCTATCGCCGGTAACCTGATTGCCATGGCCGCACGTACTGACACCACCGCCTCTTTGAAAGACATTGCCGTGCCGACCCTGATTCTGGTGGGGGAAAAGGACCAACTAACCACTCCGGAGGATGCGCGCAATCTGCAGAATCAGATCAAAGGATCCGTGCTGCATGTGGTTCCCGATGCGGCACATTTAAGCAATCTGGAAAACCCGGAGTTTTTCAATGCGCGTTTGCTGGAGTTCTTGCACTCGACCAAATAA
- a CDS encoding P-II family nitrogen regulator, whose translation MKKVEAIIKPFKLDEVKESLSEIGIQGITVSEVKGFGRQKGHTELYRGAEYVVDFIPKIKMEIIVSDDIVAKVIDQIAEAAKTGRIGDGKIFVTPVEEVVRIRTGETGDDAL comes from the coding sequence ATGAAAAAAGTGGAAGCCATTATCAAGCCATTTAAGCTTGATGAAGTTAAGGAATCTCTGAGTGAGATTGGGATTCAGGGGATTACTGTCAGTGAAGTCAAAGGTTTCGGTCGTCAAAAAGGACACACCGAGCTGTACCGCGGCGCTGAATATGTGGTTGATTTTATCCCTAAAATCAAAATGGAAATTATCGTTTCCGACGATATTGTTGCTAAAGTCATTGATCAAATTGCAGAAGCGGCCAAGACCGGTCGGATTGGTGATGGCAAGATTTTTGTGACACCGGTTGAGGAAGTTGTTCGTATCCGTACCGGCGAAACAGGTGATGATGCGTTATAG
- a CDS encoding NUDIX domain-containing protein produces MDFFEIVDENDQVIGLRARSECHGNPDLVHRVAHVLVFNSSGHVLLQKRSEQKDVQPGKWDTSVGGHVDPGENYLQAAYREMEEELGVSGLPLKSLYPSKIRNDFESENVMTYLVVYDGEICFNRTEIDEIRFWTPQEIAAALGTGVLTPNFEEEWQMWRDYSASHPA; encoded by the coding sequence ATGGATTTTTTTGAGATTGTTGACGAAAATGATCAGGTGATCGGGCTGAGAGCGCGAAGTGAATGTCACGGTAATCCAGATTTAGTTCATCGTGTCGCCCATGTTCTTGTCTTCAATTCCTCAGGACACGTGTTGTTGCAAAAACGTTCTGAACAAAAGGATGTTCAGCCGGGAAAATGGGATACCAGTGTTGGTGGTCATGTCGATCCGGGAGAGAATTATCTCCAGGCGGCATATCGCGAGATGGAAGAGGAGCTGGGCGTTAGCGGGTTGCCGTTGAAGTCCCTGTACCCTTCGAAGATTCGTAATGATTTCGAATCGGAAAATGTCATGACTTATCTTGTGGTTTATGACGGGGAAATTTGTTTTAATCGGACGGAAATTGATGAAATTCGCTTTTGGACGCCGCAAGAGATTGCCGCTGCTCTGGGCACAGGCGTTCTGACACCGAATTTTGAGGAAGAATGGCAGATGTGGCGTGACTATTCGGCCTCGCATCCTGCGTGA
- the glnA gene encoding type I glutamate--ammonia ligase, producing MTPKEVVQFAKENNVKMVDYKFLDFVGIWQHFSTPMSEFDEDTFEEGIGFDGSSIRGWQPIHNSDMLLIPVPETAKIDPFIEAPTLSLICNIIDPITREGYTRDPRFIASKAEAYLKSTGIGDTAFFGPEPEFFIFDDVRFESTCNQSFYAVDSMEGRWNTGRDEYPNLGYKPRHKEGYFPCAPTDSMVDLRNEMVEVLQSVGMRIEASHHEVASGGQCEIDMRFDSLMNMADTLQWFKYVIKNVAVRNGKTVTFMPKPIYNDNGSGMHCHQSIWKDGVNQFAGDGYGGLSKMAMYYIGGIMKHAKALCAFTNPSTNSYKRLVPGFEAPVNLAYSNRNRSASLRIPVTNAPAAKRVEYRTPDPSCNGYLAFAALLMAGLDGIENKIDPGQPLDKDIYGLSPEELKDIPCVASSLDEALNALKEDHEFLLKGDVFTQDVIDTWIEYKTENEVNPVRMRPVPEEFNLYYDI from the coding sequence ATGACCCCAAAAGAAGTCGTGCAGTTTGCCAAAGAAAACAATGTGAAAATGGTTGACTACAAATTCCTCGATTTTGTCGGTATCTGGCAGCATTTCAGTACGCCGATGTCTGAGTTTGACGAGGATACGTTTGAAGAGGGCATTGGTTTTGACGGCTCTTCAATTCGTGGCTGGCAGCCGATTCATAACAGTGACATGCTGCTGATTCCTGTTCCTGAAACAGCTAAAATCGACCCCTTCATCGAAGCTCCGACCCTGAGTCTCATTTGTAACATTATCGATCCGATCACTCGCGAAGGTTACACCCGTGACCCCCGTTTCATCGCCAGCAAAGCCGAAGCGTATCTGAAGTCTACCGGCATCGGTGACACCGCTTTCTTCGGTCCTGAGCCCGAGTTCTTTATCTTTGACGATGTGCGTTTCGAGTCAACCTGCAACCAGTCTTTCTACGCGGTTGATTCTATGGAAGGTCGCTGGAACACCGGTCGTGATGAGTATCCCAACTTGGGCTACAAACCTCGTCATAAAGAAGGTTACTTCCCTTGCGCCCCGACCGACTCCATGGTTGATTTGCGCAACGAGATGGTTGAAGTCCTGCAAAGCGTTGGCATGCGCATTGAAGCGTCTCACCATGAGGTTGCTTCCGGTGGCCAGTGCGAAATCGACATGCGTTTCGATTCCCTGATGAACATGGCTGACACCCTGCAATGGTTCAAGTATGTTATCAAGAACGTTGCTGTACGTAACGGGAAAACCGTTACTTTCATGCCTAAGCCGATTTACAATGACAACGGTTCCGGTATGCACTGCCACCAGTCGATCTGGAAAGACGGCGTCAACCAATTTGCCGGCGACGGCTACGGCGGTCTGTCCAAAATGGCCATGTACTACATCGGTGGTATCATGAAGCACGCCAAGGCTCTGTGTGCATTCACCAACCCCAGCACCAACTCCTACAAGCGTCTGGTTCCTGGTTTTGAAGCTCCGGTTAACCTGGCTTACTCCAACCGTAACCGTTCCGCTTCCTTGCGTATCCCGGTGACCAACGCGCCTGCTGCCAAGCGTGTTGAATACCGTACGCCTGACCCCTCCTGCAACGGCTACCTGGCTTTCGCCGCGCTGCTGATGGCAGGTCTGGACGGCATCGAGAACAAAATTGATCCGGGTCAGCCTCTGGACAAAGACATCTACGGCCTGTCTCCTGAAGAACTCAAAGACATCCCGTGTGTGGCCTCTTCTTTGGACGAAGCTCTTAACGCTCTTAAAGAAGACCACGAGTTCCTGCTCAAAGGTGACGTTTTCACTCAAGACGTTATCGACACCTGGATTGAGTACAAAACTGAGAACGAAGTTAACCCCGTTCGCATGCGTCCTGTTCCTGAGGAATTCAACCTTTACTACGACATCTAA
- a CDS encoding CAAX prenyl protease-related protein, translating to MPAFYRSTWFPYVLPFLLYLILVQAEEFLPQWHHHLYGARVLLCAGFLWMWRKQYGRDVSESPTARQYLYALLAGALAFSLWPLSLHVGWITLTPVQSTSYSVAVSALLLVIKLIGFIAVFPIMNELFWRSFMLRYFISADFRSVDLGQFQLFSLIGVTVLSGLAFHYGIVLGGVSLIMCLLLIWQKNLVCCIVAHGFSQILVAAYMMMNHAALF from the coding sequence ATGCCCGCTTTCTATCGTTCCACATGGTTTCCTTATGTTTTACCGTTTCTGCTTTACTTGATTTTAGTTCAAGCAGAAGAGTTTCTCCCTCAGTGGCATCATCACCTTTACGGTGCCCGTGTGCTCCTGTGTGCCGGTTTTTTATGGATGTGGCGCAAACAATATGGCCGTGACGTTTCCGAATCCCCAACCGCCCGTCAATATCTTTACGCCTTGCTTGCCGGTGCGTTGGCGTTTTCCTTATGGCCGCTATCACTCCATGTGGGATGGATCACCTTGACCCCGGTCCAGAGCACTTCCTATTCAGTCGCGGTCAGCGCACTATTGCTGGTTATCAAACTGATTGGTTTTATTGCTGTGTTTCCGATTATGAACGAGTTGTTCTGGCGCTCCTTCATGCTGCGATATTTCATCTCCGCCGATTTCCGCTCCGTTGACTTAGGGCAGTTTCAATTATTTTCATTGATCGGGGTTACCGTTCTTTCCGGGCTGGCTTTCCACTATGGTATTGTTCTCGGAGGAGTTTCCCTAATCATGTGTCTATTGTTGATTTGGCAGAAAAACCTCGTCTGTTGTATAGTAGCGCACGGCTTTAGTCAGATCCTTGTCGCCGCCTACATGATGATGAATCACGCGGCTCTTTTTTGA
- the recQ gene encoding DNA helicase RecQ: MSPQQTLQNTFGFREFREPQQEIIETLISGQDCFVLMPTGGGKSLCYQIPALHRQGVAIVVSPLISLMKDQVDALNANGVSAACYNSSLAAQQARDVLLQLHRQQLDLLYVAPERLLSPEFLERLHDIKIALIAVDEAHCVSQWGHDFRPEYVQLGQLRDQFPDTPMIALTATADMQTRQDIVERLRLHHARKFISSFDRPNIRYTVVDKQKPIVQLEQFLDQHRNEAGIVYALSRKRVEEIAAKLVDRGIVAAAYHAGLPDRQRHEAQEAFLRDDIQVVVATVAFGMGIDKSNVRFVVHYDLPKNIESYYQETGRAGRDGLPAEALLLFGYGDIAIARGLIEKGGNPDQVRIELHKLNAMVSYAEPLTCRRRALLGYFGETLDHDCGNCDLCLNPPERYNATEDAQKVLSCVYRVGQRFGAKHVIDVLRGSSGQRVLDLGHNKLSTYGIGADQSSEVWGGLIRQLVHLGYLYQDVANYSVIKLTESSRAVLTGQQELTLARPRLKAVTKKPVRKRAMDLDYNEELFEILRQLRKEIADEQGVPPFVVFSDNSLVEMAYYLPLTEEEMMKINGVGKHKMAHYGQQFMDAIDAYCEGEE; encoded by the coding sequence GTGTCACCTCAACAAACCCTGCAAAACACCTTTGGCTTTCGCGAATTTCGTGAGCCACAGCAAGAGATTATTGAGACCCTGATTAGCGGTCAGGACTGCTTTGTCCTTATGCCCACCGGTGGTGGTAAATCGTTGTGTTACCAGATCCCGGCGTTGCATCGTCAGGGGGTGGCTATTGTCGTTTCCCCCCTGATTTCGCTGATGAAAGATCAAGTGGATGCTCTGAATGCCAATGGGGTCAGCGCGGCGTGCTACAACTCGTCTCTGGCGGCTCAGCAGGCACGCGATGTTCTGTTGCAATTGCATCGCCAGCAACTCGATCTGCTCTATGTGGCTCCCGAGCGCTTGCTCAGCCCGGAGTTCCTCGAGCGCTTGCACGATATTAAGATTGCTTTGATTGCCGTGGATGAAGCCCATTGTGTCTCGCAATGGGGCCATGACTTTCGCCCTGAATATGTGCAGCTGGGACAGTTGCGCGACCAGTTTCCCGACACACCGATGATTGCTTTGACTGCCACGGCTGACATGCAGACCCGTCAGGATATTGTCGAACGTCTACGTTTGCACCATGCCCGGAAATTTATCAGCAGTTTTGACCGGCCCAATATTCGCTATACCGTTGTTGATAAACAAAAGCCGATTGTTCAACTTGAGCAATTTCTTGATCAGCACCGCAATGAGGCGGGGATTGTCTATGCCCTGAGTCGCAAACGGGTTGAAGAAATCGCCGCCAAGCTGGTGGACCGGGGGATTGTTGCCGCCGCCTACCATGCCGGATTGCCGGACCGTCAACGCCATGAGGCTCAAGAAGCGTTTTTGCGTGACGATATTCAGGTTGTCGTCGCCACGGTGGCGTTCGGCATGGGCATCGACAAGTCCAATGTGCGTTTTGTTGTCCACTACGATTTGCCGAAAAATATCGAAAGCTATTATCAGGAAACCGGTCGCGCCGGACGAGACGGGTTGCCTGCTGAAGCTCTGTTGCTGTTTGGCTATGGGGATATTGCGATTGCTCGCGGACTGATCGAGAAGGGCGGAAATCCCGATCAGGTGCGTATCGAACTGCATAAACTCAATGCCATGGTCAGTTATGCCGAGCCGTTAACCTGTCGACGACGCGCCTTACTTGGCTACTTTGGTGAGACCCTTGATCATGATTGCGGCAACTGCGATTTGTGTCTCAACCCCCCCGAACGCTACAATGCCACAGAAGACGCCCAGAAAGTGCTGTCCTGTGTCTACCGGGTCGGGCAGCGTTTTGGTGCCAAACATGTTATTGACGTGTTGCGTGGATCCAGCGGCCAACGTGTTCTGGATCTTGGCCATAATAAATTGAGTACCTATGGCATCGGTGCGGATCAATCCAGCGAGGTCTGGGGAGGCCTGATCCGTCAGCTGGTTCATCTCGGCTATCTCTATCAGGACGTGGCTAACTATTCTGTGATCAAGCTCACAGAGTCGTCGCGAGCAGTGCTTACCGGTCAACAGGAATTGACCCTGGCTCGCCCCCGTTTGAAAGCCGTGACCAAAAAGCCGGTACGCAAACGGGCCATGGATCTGGATTACAACGAGGAGCTGTTCGAAATTTTACGTCAGCTGCGTAAGGAAATTGCCGATGAACAAGGCGTGCCGCCGTTTGTCGTGTTCAGTGACAACAGCCTGGTGGAGATGGCCTATTATCTGCCGCTCACTGAAGAGGAGATGATGAAAATCAACGGCGTCGGCAAGCATAAGATGGCCCATTACGGTCAGCAGTTTATGGACGCCATTGATGCCTATTGCGAGGGGGAAGAGTAA
- a CDS encoding heavy metal translocating P-type ATPase, with protein sequence MISTEIQLAVSGMSCTNCAQTIEKGLNAMDAVDSAQVNFASEIVTVHYNGQQLGVNDLIEKIESLGFHATRDLEHSDQVDAQNERKYFVVGVAFTLPLFILSMSRDFGVIGPWSHAIWVNWLFLLLATPVQFYTGSGFYTGAWRSLQNRSANMDVLVVMGSTIAYLYSLVVLLFPASGDHVYFETSAVIITLIKLGKLLEARTKGKTGAAIRKLMDLRPKKALRLTDDTEQEVEIRDVIQGDRLRIYPGQTIPVDGTVVKGESAVDESMLSGEALPVDKQVDDRVTAGTINQHGLLEMVAEKVGKDTVLSQIIQLVQEAQGSKAPIQALADRVAAIFVPTVLLIAVTVFILWWSIGGEFVPAMVRLIAVLIIACPCALGLATPTALMAGIGKASEQGILFKNGTAIETTATIRQMIFDKTGTITEGKPALTDILALNTQSEEEILKLAASIEQGSEHPLGQALIQKAKQQQLELIAVSNFAARSGWGVEGVLDNTHYQLGKPNWFKPRLTETIRQKLTALQKGGKTAMILADATEVLGIVALSDPIKTDSAAAITRLKDQGLSVTMLTGDHHDTAQTIAEQSGIDDIVAEVLPVDKTSVVIDKQRTAPVAMVGDGINDAPALARADVGMAMGSGTDIAMESADVILVSGSLSRAPIAIEISRQTMATIRQNLFWAFIYNVALIPTAAGVFTLFPGAPDILRHFHPMLAAVAMSLSSVTVVSNSLRLYHKRLKTC encoded by the coding sequence ATGATCTCCACCGAAATACAGCTAGCCGTTTCCGGTATGTCGTGCACCAACTGCGCTCAGACCATTGAAAAAGGGCTCAACGCCATGGATGCTGTTGACAGCGCCCAGGTCAACTTCGCCAGTGAGATCGTCACGGTTCATTACAATGGCCAACAACTCGGTGTCAATGATTTGATCGAAAAAATTGAATCCTTAGGATTTCACGCCACCCGCGATCTCGAACACAGTGATCAGGTTGACGCACAGAATGAGAGAAAATACTTTGTCGTTGGTGTGGCCTTTACCCTGCCCCTTTTTATACTCAGCATGTCGCGGGATTTTGGTGTGATCGGCCCATGGAGCCATGCTATCTGGGTCAATTGGCTATTTCTTCTGCTGGCGACACCGGTACAATTCTACACCGGTTCAGGATTCTACACCGGAGCCTGGCGCAGCCTGCAAAACCGCAGTGCGAATATGGATGTGCTGGTGGTCATGGGATCCACCATCGCTTATCTTTACTCGCTGGTTGTGCTGCTGTTCCCAGCATCCGGAGACCATGTCTACTTTGAAACTTCTGCTGTTATTATCACCCTGATCAAGCTCGGCAAACTGCTCGAAGCACGCACCAAAGGCAAGACCGGTGCCGCCATTCGCAAATTGATGGACCTGCGGCCGAAAAAAGCGTTACGGCTGACGGACGACACAGAGCAGGAAGTCGAGATCAGGGATGTTATCCAGGGAGACCGCCTGCGCATCTACCCAGGACAGACCATTCCCGTCGATGGAACGGTGGTCAAGGGCGAAAGTGCTGTAGACGAGTCTATGCTCAGCGGTGAGGCGTTACCGGTCGACAAACAGGTCGATGATCGGGTCACCGCCGGAACCATCAACCAGCATGGTCTACTGGAGATGGTGGCGGAAAAAGTCGGCAAAGACACGGTGCTGTCTCAAATCATTCAGCTGGTTCAGGAGGCTCAGGGCAGCAAGGCACCGATTCAAGCTCTGGCTGATCGCGTTGCCGCTATTTTCGTGCCCACCGTGCTGCTGATTGCCGTCACGGTCTTCATCTTGTGGTGGTCCATCGGTGGTGAATTCGTGCCGGCCATGGTACGCCTGATTGCCGTGTTGATCATCGCTTGCCCCTGTGCCCTGGGCCTGGCAACCCCCACGGCATTGATGGCAGGCATTGGTAAAGCCAGTGAACAGGGAATCCTGTTTAAAAACGGCACGGCCATTGAAACCACGGCAACAATTCGCCAGATGATCTTTGACAAAACCGGTACCATCACAGAAGGCAAACCGGCCCTGACCGACATCCTGGCCCTCAACACGCAAAGCGAAGAGGAGATTCTCAAACTGGCGGCAAGTATTGAACAGGGCTCTGAGCACCCGTTAGGTCAGGCGTTGATTCAAAAAGCGAAACAACAGCAGCTTGAACTGATCGCCGTAAGCAACTTTGCCGCCCGTTCCGGCTGGGGCGTTGAAGGGGTCCTTGACAACACCCACTACCAACTGGGCAAACCAAACTGGTTTAAGCCGCGGCTGACAGAGACAATCCGCCAAAAACTGACTGCGCTACAAAAAGGGGGGAAAACAGCCATGATCCTGGCTGACGCGACAGAAGTACTTGGCATAGTCGCCCTGTCCGACCCCATAAAAACAGATTCAGCGGCCGCCATCACCCGTCTTAAAGATCAAGGGCTGTCGGTCACTATGCTGACCGGCGATCACCACGATACGGCTCAAACGATTGCCGAGCAAAGCGGCATTGACGACATTGTTGCAGAAGTTCTTCCGGTCGATAAAACCTCGGTCGTTATCGACAAACAACGCACTGCTCCGGTTGCTATGGTCGGAGACGGCATCAATGATGCACCGGCTCTGGCCCGTGCTGATGTCGGCATGGCCATGGGCAGCGGCACGGATATCGCCATGGAGAGTGCCGACGTTATCCTGGTTTCCGGTAGCCTGTCACGTGCCCCCATCGCCATTGAGATCAGCCGCCAGACCATGGCGACAATCCGCCAGAATCTGTTCTGGGCATTTATCTACAATGTCGCTCTTATCCCGACCGCAGCCGGTGTGTTTACCCTGTTTCCAGGGGCGCCGGATATCCTGCGGCACTTCCATCCCATGCTGGCAGCCGTGGCAATGTCGTTAAGTAGCGTTACGGTGGTTTCCAACAGCTTGCGTCTTTACCACAAGCGTCTAAAAACCTGCTGA
- a CDS encoding ParB/RepB/Spo0J family partition protein: protein MNHTDYVEDQLYELELTLLSPDPNQPRKHFDDKALQELKETICQHGVLQPVLFTLSEDGQLQLISGERRYRASKLAGMTHIPAIFKKQASLEVALIENIVRENLSPIEEAEAIQRLIDDKICRQKDLPEKLGKAKSTISEILSLNRLPEEIKSDCRSNNLVPRGILVEVAKKRKKHTMLSLYEKYKARGLTRGEVRKVSRQPRKTSPGSSLQKSIDQVMRKIELAYELGFNDDEEKQHIESQLLELKKQIDARVKQRSKNDTQAPQQTLEFNF, encoded by the coding sequence ATGAACCACACCGATTACGTAGAAGACCAGCTGTACGAACTCGAGCTGACCCTGTTGAGTCCTGACCCGAATCAGCCCCGCAAACATTTTGACGATAAAGCGCTGCAGGAACTCAAAGAAACCATCTGCCAGCATGGCGTTTTGCAACCGGTTCTGTTTACCCTGTCAGAGGATGGACAACTCCAGCTGATTTCCGGAGAAAGACGCTATCGCGCCTCCAAGCTTGCCGGGATGACGCATATACCGGCGATTTTTAAAAAACAGGCCAGTCTTGAAGTCGCTTTGATCGAAAATATTGTCCGGGAAAACCTCTCTCCCATTGAAGAGGCTGAGGCCATTCAACGTCTGATTGACGACAAGATCTGTCGCCAAAAAGATCTGCCGGAAAAGCTCGGCAAGGCCAAATCAACCATCAGTGAAATCCTGTCTCTGAACCGGTTGCCCGAAGAGATCAAAAGCGACTGTCGCAGTAACAACCTTGTACCGCGGGGAATTCTGGTTGAAGTGGCCAAAAAGCGAAAAAAGCACACCATGCTGTCTTTGTATGAAAAATACAAAGCACGTGGCCTGACACGCGGCGAAGTACGTAAGGTCTCCCGACAACCGCGTAAAACCTCTCCGGGTTCTTCGCTGCAAAAATCCATTGACCAGGTGATGCGTAAAATTGAACTGGCTTATGAACTTGGTTTTAATGATGACGAAGAGAAGCAGCACATCGAGTCTCAGCTCCTCGAATTAAAAAAGCAGATCGACGCCCGGGTCAAACAACGAAGCAAAAACGACAC
- a CDS encoding GGDEF domain-containing protein, translating to MPSLHRLENLSTEPTLQHTLDSEQGSFVTWLDNIITHRRLTPWFQPIVDLADGKIIGYEALVRGPSNSPLHSPANLFNAAIHCDRLTELEMLCRDVNIEFFSRLKLPGKLFLNVSPKALLEPNFPHGFTRHTLARYGMSPGNVVIELTENFPILDIKTIQSALNHYRQEGFKVALDDLGSAYAGLRLWSELKPDLVKFDKYFIQSINRDKHKKQLIQSLQEIAKCVDCRTIAEGIETLEEYHVVQALGVTFGQGYYFSRPSPSPPQQLPSNIVLNHENNQQHHFKWRTESVSGLIKTVPTTCSSTTLNTVGDLFENMSELLALPVVDEGRPVGMLHRHEVMNILASRYGRDLRGNNSIREFMNISPLCIEKDVPIEKLSEIITKDDSKYQGNYFIITDNDSYLGVGMVTDLLKRITELQIRNARYANPLTLLPGNVPINEHLEHLLENHLPFTACYFDLDNFKPFNDLYGYSRGDMVIRLLGTILQSVCNPQCDFIGHIGGDDFMIIFRSQDWKQRCTTILSRFEEEVIDLFDEEDRKQGGITSTDRTGQTTFYAITSVSIGATSFDGDINHCCSQHDVALLASEAKKIAKKTAGNSLFINRRKCSCHS from the coding sequence ATGCCATCACTACACCGCCTGGAAAACCTGTCGACGGAGCCGACGTTACAACACACCCTTGACTCGGAACAGGGGTCTTTTGTCACCTGGCTTGACAATATTATCACCCACCGTCGGTTGACACCCTGGTTTCAACCCATCGTTGATCTGGCCGACGGAAAAATCATCGGTTACGAAGCCCTGGTGCGCGGCCCGTCCAACTCGCCCCTGCACTCTCCGGCCAATCTGTTTAATGCCGCCATTCACTGCGACCGACTCACAGAGCTGGAGATGTTGTGCCGAGACGTTAACATCGAGTTTTTTTCCCGCTTAAAACTGCCGGGAAAACTGTTTCTCAATGTCAGCCCCAAGGCCTTGTTGGAACCCAATTTCCCTCATGGGTTCACGCGTCATACCTTGGCCCGCTACGGCATGTCCCCAGGCAATGTGGTGATTGAACTGACCGAGAATTTCCCGATTCTCGATATCAAAACCATCCAAAGCGCCCTGAACCACTATCGCCAGGAAGGATTTAAAGTCGCCCTGGATGATCTGGGATCTGCTTATGCTGGATTGCGTTTATGGTCGGAACTGAAGCCAGACCTGGTCAAATTCGACAAATACTTTATCCAATCCATCAATCGCGATAAGCACAAGAAGCAACTGATCCAATCTCTTCAAGAAATTGCCAAATGTGTCGACTGTCGAACCATTGCCGAAGGCATTGAAACACTCGAAGAATACCATGTGGTTCAGGCATTAGGCGTCACGTTTGGCCAGGGGTATTATTTCAGCCGTCCCAGCCCCAGTCCACCCCAGCAATTACCAAGCAACATCGTTCTCAACCACGAAAACAATCAGCAGCACCACTTTAAATGGCGGACCGAATCTGTTTCAGGGTTGATTAAAACCGTCCCGACAACCTGTTCATCAACCACCCTGAACACCGTTGGAGATCTGTTTGAAAATATGTCGGAACTGTTGGCGTTGCCCGTCGTCGATGAAGGCCGCCCCGTGGGTATGCTGCATCGCCATGAAGTGATGAACATCCTTGCCAGTCGCTACGGCCGCGATTTGCGCGGCAATAATTCAATCCGCGAATTTATGAACATCTCGCCCCTGTGCATTGAAAAAGATGTGCCCATTGAAAAACTCAGCGAAATTATCACCAAAGATGACAGCAAGTACCAAGGCAACTATTTTATTATCACGGACAATGACTCCTATCTCGGCGTCGGCATGGTCACGGATCTGCTCAAACGGATTACCGAATTACAAATCCGCAATGCCCGCTACGCCAACCCGTTGACACTGCTGCCGGGCAATGTGCCAATCAATGAACATCTGGAACACCTTCTCGAAAACCACCTGCCCTTCACCGCGTGCTACTTTGATCTGGACAACTTCAAACCGTTCAATGATCTGTATGGCTACAGCCGTGGCGACATGGTGATCCGTCTGCTCGGCACCATTTTACAGAGCGTCTGCAATCCACAGTGTGATTTTATCGGTCATATTGGCGGCGATGATTTCATGATCATTTTTCGCAGCCAGGATTGGAAGCAGCGCTGCACAACGATCCTCTCTCGCTTTGAAGAAGAAGTGATCGACCTATTTGACGAAGAGGATCGCAAGCAAGGCGGCATCACGTCCACAGACCGCACAGGGCAGACAACATTTTACGCCATCACCTCCGTGTCAATTGGTGCCACCTCTTTTGACGGAGATATCAACCATTGTTGCAGCCAGCATGACGTTGCCCTGTTGGCCTCGGAAGCCAAGAAAATTGCCAAAAAAACGGCGGGCAACTCATTATTTATCAATCGACGTAAATGCTCATGTCATTCCTGA